The following coding sequences lie in one Oncorhynchus kisutch isolate 150728-3 linkage group LG17, Okis_V2, whole genome shotgun sequence genomic window:
- the agr2 gene encoding anterior gradient protein 2 homolog → MIRGLLSVLLVLVAIAVSSSLAKPEKNIAKRGKRIPQTLSRGWGDQLIWAQTYEEALYWARAQNKPLMVIFHLEDCPHSASMKKVFAEDKDIQKVADEDLIVLNLVYETTDKHLSPDGQYVPRIIFVDPSMTVRADITGRYSNRMYAYEPSDIKLLLSNMQKAKKLLKTEL, encoded by the exons ATGATCCGAGGTCTGCTGTCGGTGCTGTTGGTCCTGGTGGCCATAGCCGTGTCTTCATCTCTGGCTAAGCCTGAGAAGAACATCGCCAAGAGGGGGAAGAGGATCCCTCAGACTCTCTCCAGAG GCTGGGGTGATCAACTAATCTGGGCTCAGACCTATGAGGAGGCTCTGTACTGGGCCAGGGCACA GAACAAGCCTCTGATGGTCATCTTCCACCTGGAGGACTGTCCTCACAGTGCAT CCATGAAGAAGGTCTTCGCTGAAGACAAGGACATCCAGAAGGTGGCTGATGAAGACCTCATCGTCCTCAATCTGGTG TATGAAACCACAGACAAGCACCTTTCCCCTGATGGCCAGTATGTCCCCAGAATCATCTTTGTCG ATCCCTCTATGACAGTGAGAGCTGACATCACAGGGCGCTACTCCAACCGTATGTACGCCTATGAGCCTTCTGACATCAAACTCT TACTGAGCAACATGCAGAAGGCCAAGAAGCTGCTGAAGACTGAGTTGTAA
- the tspan13b gene encoding tetraspanin-13b → MGCAGFTCSKHSLCALNILYVMVSLLMIGIAAWGKWFGLVSSFQVVGGVIGVGVFLFLVALVGLIGAVKHHQVLLFFYMIILFMVFIVQFSVSSACLAINKDQQEHLLEVGWNNSHTTQRDVEKSLNCCGFYYVDNNGTCDAACFPNHSCSPCAEQIQEHAGEVLRFVGGIGLFFSFTEILGVWLTYRYRNQKDPRANPSAFL, encoded by the exons ATGGGCTGCGCCGGATTCACCTGCTCCAAACACTCCCTCTGTGCGCTCAATATCCTCTATGTT ATGGTGAGTCTGCTGATGATCGGCATCGCTGCATGGGGGAAGTGGTTCGGCCTGGTGTCAAGCTTCCAGGTGGTGGGCGGAGTCATCGGAGTGGGGGTGTTCCTGTTCTTGGTGGCGTTGGTCGGCCTCATCGGGGCCGTGAAGCACCACCAGGTCCTACTCTTCTTC tatATGATCATCCTCTTCATGGTGTTCATCGTCCAGTTCTCTGTCTCCAGTGCCTGTCTGGCCATCAACAAGGACCAGCAG GAACACCTGTTGGAGGTGGGATGGAACAACTCTCACACCACCCAGAGAGACGTAGAGAAGAGTCTCAACTGCTGTGGCTTCTACTACGTAGACAACAACGGAACCTGCGATGCT GCCTGTTTCCCCAACCACTCCTGTTCACCGTGTGCTGAGCAGATCCAGGAGCATGCAGGAGAGGTGCTGCGCTTCGTGGGCGGGATAGGCCTCTTCTTCAGCTTCACTGAG ATCCTGGGGGTGTGGCTAACGTACCGGTACAGGAACCAGAAGGACCCTCGAGCGAATCCCAGTGCCTTCCTGTAA